A genomic segment from Malus domestica chromosome 05, GDT2T_hap1 encodes:
- the LOC103434968 gene encoding WRKY transcription factor 71-like, with product MSDHEPKDLYYHDLFQYEAHEHLNGGMVSINDHQNLQGFDVNPSYMNFTECSKGSVDYNSLATAFGLSSSTSEALFSSVEGNQNAVDHLGGGGGGGGETPLTPNSSVSSSSAEADADKDCGKNKKDRQPKGSSEDGDSSKKVSKPAKKKGEKKQKEPRFAFMTKSEVDHLEDGYRWRKYGQKAVKNSPYPRSYYRCTTQKCGVKKRVERSYEDPSIVITTYEGQHNHQLPATLRGNAAAALFPPSMLNLSNLAAGGPSSTFPQELLFQMPQYMISSNVNQGSSRNPNHLLQQYQLPHAAADQYGLLQDFVPSMFLKQEP from the exons atgtCTGATCATGAACCTAAGGACCTCTACTACCATGACCTATTTCAGTATGAAGCTCATGAACACCTCAATGGTGGGATGGTCAGCATCAACGACCATCAAAATCTGCAGGGGTTTGATGTCAATCCTTCATACATGAACTTCACAGAGTGTTCGAAAGGATCTGTGGACTATAACTCACTTGCCACGGCTTTTGGCTTGTCATCTTCAACATCTGAAGCACTATTTTCATCCGTTGAAGGCAATCAAAACGCTGTTGATCATCTAGGaggcggtggcggtggcggcGGTGAAACTCCTTTGACGCCAAACTCTTCAGTGTCTTCTTCTTCAGCTGAGGCTGATGCTGATAAGGACTGTGGTAAGAATAAGAAAGATAGGCAGCCAAAAGGGTCATCAGAAGATGGAGATAGCTCTAAGAAAGT GAGCAAACCAGCAAAAAAGAAGGGAGAGAAAAAGCAAAAAGAGCCACGATTTGCCTTCATGACCAAGAGTGAGGTTGATCATCTAGAAGATGGATACAGGTGGAGAAAATATGGACAAAAAGCTGTGAAAAATAGTCCATATCCAAG AAGCTACTACCGATGCACGACACAAAAATGCGGGGTCAAGAAACGCGTAGAGAGGTCGTACGAGGACCCATCTATTGTGATTACAACGTATGAAGGCCAGCACAACCACCAACTTCCAGCAACCCTAAGAGGAAATGCGGCTGCAGCATTGTTCCCCCCTTCTATGCTAAACCTGTCGAACTTGGCTGCTGGTGGCCCGAGCTCTACCTTTCCTCAGGAACTCTTGTTTCAAATGCCCCAATACATGATCAGTAGCAATGTTAATCAGGGATCGTCACGAAACCCTAATCATCTTCTGCAGCAATATCAACTGCCTCATGCAGCTGCTGATCAGTATGGACTTTTGCAGGACTTTGTTCCTTCGATGTTCCTCAAACAAGAGCCTTGA